A single region of the Deinococcus fonticola genome encodes:
- a CDS encoding alpha/beta fold hydrolase encodes MTTIPGFRRRTVPLPGLHLRLTEAGQGEPVLLLHGFPQHSHEWRHILPELARHYHVIAPDLRGAGQTDAPAGGYQRGPLLQDVLNLLNALHLPRVHLIAHDRSALIGYQSCACNSPSASPVTWRWGLTPS; translated from the coding sequence ATGACGACCATTCCTGGCTTCAGGCGGCGCACCGTGCCCCTTCCCGGCCTGCACCTGCGCCTCACCGAAGCCGGACAGGGCGAGCCGGTGCTGCTCTTGCACGGCTTCCCGCAGCACAGCCACGAATGGCGGCACATCCTCCCCGAACTGGCCCGGCATTACCACGTCATCGCCCCGGACCTGCGCGGAGCCGGGCAGACCGACGCTCCTGCCGGCGGCTACCAGCGCGGGCCACTTCTGCAGGACGTGCTCAACCTGCTCAACGCCCTGCACCTGCCCCGCGTGCACCTGATCGCGCACGACAGGAGCGCCCTGATCGGCTATCAGAGCTGTGCCTGCAACAGCCCCAGC